The segment AAACCACGTTTAGCTTCGCATGATCTTTCACTTCACAGGAATACCCAGCGGTTGTTGGTTACGGAACCAGCTTGCGCTCGTCGGGCATCGCATTCGCTTCTGCGCATTTTCTTAATAATTTGCAGAGAATATCGGCGGATTGATCAACGAAAGACGATGTGTCGCCCTTTATTTTGGAGCCATGCACTGCCGCCGAACGTGAATTATACAGTTTCTTCATTGAATCGAAAATTGCTTTTCGCTTTTCGACGTTATCGGGCTGAAGGAATCGAGCAATATACAAGCTGAGCCTAAATTTGATCTCTGTTGTGACACCAAACATCCCTTCGATTCCTGCCCAAAGGATTGCCATTTGCACGCGACCCATTGTATGCCAAGGGTACGTCGCAAGGCAATGAACGGCATTTTGAAACCGCTCATTGTCTAATAACCGCCACGCATTGGCATGATTGTCCGTGATCCAGCGGGATTCCTCATCGGTGACCTTATGTGGTG is part of the Candidatus Lernaella stagnicola genome and harbors:
- a CDS encoding HEPN domain-containing protein; protein product: MRFIGTGDVTYILLSGIEVADTIRLSDNVELHTADASHLDLHTTLSACSHPDDIAVAAAFIPRITAQFRVTAANPKELAVAAWNSAWDALLLSAFFRTEIGFNLQCNTAAQEIGAESTLCATNLGMRGLTNSPPHKVTDEESRWITDNHANAWRLLDNERFQNAVHCLATYPWHTMGRVQMAILWAGIEGMFGVTTEIKFRLSLYIARFLQPDNVEKRKAIFDSMKKLYNSRSAAVHGSKIKGDTSSFVDQSADILCKLLRKCAEANAMPDERKLVP